From one Rhizobium rosettiformans genomic stretch:
- a CDS encoding DUF2243 domain-containing protein, translating to MMDEIFTARRKTGYAVMGSAALGFALGGFFDGILLHQILQWHHLLSGLPEAAADLRFLVMTDGMFHLAMYGVAALGIFWLWRGRKAIAAEGAGRLGLAWAMIGFGSWHVVDAVLSHWLLGIHRIRMDSETPLFWDILWLCLFGLGPILLGIWIKSGGRGMGLRSAPLVLAAITIAAGTMQAFPPAAEGPVVVLFRSGMAEAEVMAAIEAVDGVFAASDATGTLWAIALPDGASATSLYAHGALVVSGAGLSAGCLDYVRA from the coding sequence ATGATGGACGAGATATTCACAGCAAGGCGCAAGACGGGCTACGCGGTCATGGGATCAGCCGCCCTCGGTTTTGCGCTGGGAGGATTCTTCGACGGCATCCTGCTGCACCAGATCCTGCAATGGCACCATCTCTTAAGTGGCCTGCCTGAAGCCGCCGCCGATCTCCGATTTCTGGTCATGACGGATGGGATGTTCCATCTCGCCATGTATGGCGTTGCCGCTCTCGGGATCTTCTGGCTCTGGCGGGGTCGCAAGGCGATCGCAGCGGAGGGCGCAGGCCGCCTCGGGCTGGCCTGGGCAATGATCGGTTTCGGCAGCTGGCACGTCGTCGACGCTGTTCTGTCCCACTGGCTTCTCGGCATCCACCGCATACGGATGGACAGCGAAACGCCGCTCTTTTGGGACATTCTCTGGCTTTGTCTCTTCGGGCTCGGACCCATCCTGCTCGGCATCTGGATCAAGAGTGGGGGCAGGGGAATGGGCCTCCGCTCTGCGCCTCTCGTTCTGGCCGCGATCACCATCGCTGCCGGCACGATGCAGGCTTTCCCACCAGCAGCAGAGGGGCCGGTAGTTGTCCTCTTCCGGTCCGGAATGGCGGAGGCCGAAGTCATGGCCGCGATCGAAGCGGTTGATGGGGTATTCGCGGCAAGTGATGCCACCGGCACCCTCTGGGCGATCGCTCTGCCTGACGGCGCGTCAGCAACCAGCCTCTATGCTCATGGTGCATTGGTCGTCAGCGGCGCGGGCCTGTCGGCCGGCTGCCTCGACTACGTCAGAGCCTGA
- the fabI gene encoding enoyl-ACP reductase FabI, giving the protein MVQGSGLMAGKRGVIMGVANNRSIAWGIAKACRDQGAEIALTWQGDALKKRVEPLAQELDAFLAGDCDVTNLESIDAVFNNIEAKWGKIDFVVHAIAFSDKDELTGRYIETTRDNFARTMDISVYSFTAVAARAEKIMNDGGSLLTLTYYGAEKVMPHYNVMGVAKAALEASVRYLAVDMGGRGIRVNAISAGPIKTLAASGIGDFRYILKWNEYHSPLKRNVTTDEVGKSGMYLLSDLSTGVSGEVHHVDCGYHTVGMKSVDAPDIVLGKD; this is encoded by the coding sequence ATGGTTCAAGGTTCCGGCCTCATGGCAGGCAAGCGCGGCGTCATCATGGGTGTCGCCAACAATCGCTCCATCGCCTGGGGTATCGCCAAGGCCTGCCGCGACCAGGGCGCCGAGATTGCGCTGACCTGGCAGGGCGATGCCCTGAAGAAGCGCGTCGAGCCGCTCGCCCAGGAACTGGATGCCTTCCTCGCCGGCGACTGCGATGTCACCAATCTCGAGAGCATCGACGCCGTCTTCAACAATATCGAAGCCAAGTGGGGCAAGATCGACTTCGTCGTGCATGCCATCGCCTTCTCCGACAAGGACGAGCTGACGGGCCGCTACATCGAGACGACGCGCGACAACTTTGCCCGGACCATGGACATCTCGGTCTATTCGTTCACCGCCGTCGCGGCGCGTGCGGAAAAGATCATGAACGACGGCGGTTCGCTGCTGACGCTCACCTATTACGGTGCCGAAAAGGTCATGCCGCACTACAACGTGATGGGCGTGGCGAAGGCTGCACTCGAGGCGTCCGTGCGCTATCTCGCCGTCGACATGGGCGGTCGCGGCATCCGCGTCAACGCCATCTCGGCCGGCCCGATCAAGACGCTTGCGGCTTCCGGCATCGGCGACTTCCGCTACATCCTCAAGTGGAACGAGTATCATTCGCCGCTGAAGCGCAACGTCACGACCGACGAGGTCGGCAAGTCGGGCATGTATCTCTTGTCCGACCTCTCGACCGGCGTTTCCGGCGAAGTGCACCATGTCGACTGCGGTTATCACACGGTTGGCATGAAGTCGGTCGACGCGCCCGACATCGTTCTCGGCAAAGACTGA
- the pdxH gene encoding pyridoxamine 5'-phosphate oxidase produces MSDIGLTSGDFTEESEPFALFATWLKDAEASEINDPNAVALATVDADGLPNVRMVLLKGFDVRGFVFYTNFESQKGQEILGQKKAAMCFHWKSLRRQIRLRGEVEVVSDEEADEYYQSRPLGSRIGAWASKQSRPLEGRFALEKAVAEYTAKYALGNVPRPPHWSGFRIIPRSIEFWHDRKFRLHDRIEFHRDGDGWSKVRMYP; encoded by the coding sequence ATGTCAGATATCGGGTTAACAAGTGGTGACTTCACCGAAGAGAGCGAACCCTTTGCGCTCTTCGCGACCTGGCTGAAGGATGCCGAGGCCTCGGAGATCAACGATCCCAATGCCGTGGCGCTCGCCACCGTCGATGCGGATGGCCTGCCAAATGTCCGTATGGTGCTGCTCAAGGGTTTCGATGTCAGGGGTTTCGTTTTCTACACGAATTTCGAGAGCCAGAAGGGACAGGAAATTCTCGGCCAGAAAAAGGCAGCCATGTGTTTTCATTGGAAATCGCTGCGCCGCCAGATCCGCCTGAGGGGCGAAGTCGAGGTGGTTTCCGATGAAGAGGCCGACGAATATTACCAGTCCCGGCCGCTCGGCAGCCGGATCGGAGCCTGGGCTTCGAAGCAGTCCCGTCCGCTTGAAGGCCGCTTCGCTCTGGAAAAGGCGGTCGCCGAATACACCGCCAAGTACGCGCTCGGAAACGTCCCCCGTCCGCCGCACTGGTCGGGCTTCCGCATCATCCCCCGCTCGATCGAGTTCTGGCATGATCGCAAGTTCCGTCTGCACGACCGCATCGAGTTCCACCGCGACGGCGACGGCTGGTCTAAGGTCCGGATGTATCCCTGA
- a CDS encoding polysaccharide deacetylase family protein: MAGRIKQQIRRAAIAGGLEASFLLSRLGLAGGLRGCGVIFTLHHVRPADARPFQPNRHLDITPDFLDAAIQTLIRRGYRFIRLDEVPAALAEPEVGQPFAVFTLDDGFRDNRDHALPVFERHGVPFTIFVCKGLSERSHTMWWDTLAALIGARQRVALCLPAGRIDIDCSSTAAKRAAFDAVARLLMAGDEAKGVAQLDAAANAAGINPHALVAETVMDREELAALTSNPLVSYGAHTVSHRGLADLNDEALLQEYNESAEYVAGITGTRPVTFAYPYGDARSATVRTAGYADWAGFKLSVTTRPGTLTPASMASPQLLPRISLNGLYQKPRYVEALASGLPSKLVGG; encoded by the coding sequence ATGGCAGGACGGATCAAGCAGCAGATAAGGCGCGCGGCGATTGCGGGAGGACTGGAGGCGTCCTTTCTGTTGTCTCGGCTCGGGCTGGCGGGCGGCCTTCGAGGCTGCGGGGTAATCTTCACCCTGCATCATGTCCGGCCCGCCGATGCCAGACCGTTCCAGCCGAACCGGCATCTCGACATCACGCCCGACTTTCTCGACGCGGCGATCCAGACGCTAATCCGGCGCGGCTATCGCTTCATCCGACTGGACGAGGTGCCGGCCGCCCTTGCCGAACCCGAAGTTGGTCAGCCGTTTGCCGTCTTCACCCTCGACGACGGGTTTCGAGACAATCGCGACCATGCCCTGCCGGTCTTCGAGCGTCACGGGGTGCCTTTCACCATCTTCGTCTGCAAGGGGCTTTCGGAGCGCAGCCATACGATGTGGTGGGATACACTTGCGGCCCTGATCGGGGCCCGGCAGAGAGTGGCGCTCTGCCTGCCGGCAGGACGGATCGACATCGACTGCAGTTCGACGGCCGCCAAGCGCGCCGCATTCGATGCCGTGGCGCGCCTGCTCATGGCGGGCGACGAGGCGAAGGGGGTGGCGCAACTCGATGCGGCGGCGAATGCTGCCGGTATCAACCCGCATGCACTGGTCGCGGAAACGGTCATGGATCGGGAAGAGCTGGCTGCCCTGACCAGCAACCCGCTCGTCTCCTACGGCGCGCATACCGTGAGCCATCGCGGTCTTGCCGATCTCAACGATGAGGCATTGTTGCAGGAGTATAACGAGAGCGCCGAATATGTTGCTGGCATCACCGGTACGCGGCCCGTCACCTTCGCCTATCCTTACGGCGATGCCCGCAGCGCCACGGTTCGGACGGCTGGCTATGCAGACTGGGCGGGCTTCAAGCTGTCGGTGACCACTCGGCCGGGCACATTGACGCCGGCTTCGATGGCGAGCCCGCAGCTTCTGCCGCGGATCTCGCTGAACGGGCTCTACCAGAAGCCGCGCTATGTCGAGGCGCTGGCGTCGGGGCTGCCGTCGAAGCTTGTCGGCGGTTGA
- a CDS encoding histidine phosphatase family protein, whose protein sequence is MLIYMIRHGQTDWNAEGRMQGQKDIGLNDTGRQQATENGRKLGEILGRRAGDFDFVSSPLGRTRDTMERVRGAMGLPPGDYRLDDRLKELSFGDWEGSTLPELAQRAPERVEERARQKWGFIPPGDDAESYEILSWRIGAWLTSVEQQTVCVSHGGVIRSCFRLIGNVSEDEACEMNIPQDRILKIDRDRKLIGWI, encoded by the coding sequence GTGCTCATCTACATGATCCGCCACGGCCAGACCGATTGGAATGCCGAGGGCCGGATGCAAGGCCAGAAGGATATCGGCCTCAACGACACCGGCCGCCAGCAGGCCACTGAAAACGGGCGCAAGCTCGGTGAAATCCTCGGTCGCCGCGCCGGGGATTTCGACTTTGTGAGCTCCCCGCTCGGACGCACGCGCGACACGATGGAACGGGTGCGTGGCGCCATGGGTCTGCCGCCGGGCGACTACCGGCTCGACGATCGGTTGAAGGAGCTCTCCTTCGGCGATTGGGAGGGCTCGACACTGCCGGAACTGGCACAACGCGCGCCAGAGCGGGTCGAAGAACGGGCGCGCCAGAAGTGGGGGTTCATACCGCCCGGCGACGATGCGGAAAGCTATGAGATCCTGTCCTGGCGGATTGGCGCTTGGCTGACCTCTGTCGAGCAGCAGACCGTCTGCGTCAGCCATGGTGGCGTCATCCGCAGCTGCTTCCGGCTGATTGGCAATGTCAGTGAGGACGAAGCCTGCGAGATGAACATTCCGCAGGACCGGATCCTGAAGATCGATCGCGACCGGAAACTGATAGGCTGGATCTGA
- a CDS encoding MFS transporter, whose product MTDRVTGSPESPSLPAFADSPDDVARPSGETRGWLDLVSRDHLTTTLMLSMGVALFAFNGFFVSTVLPSAIAEIGGGQFIAWSVSLYLIGSIVAGATAARLKQRFGARRVLVVATLVFLTGTVTAAMASSMEQVLLGRIGQGLGEGVVAAICYALIPALYPSRLVPKVFGVEALVWTLASFGGPFAAGWLAESFSWRMAFLINLPFGLVFLLLALLTARAREEVADAHGLPLSPLLLLSIGLLMILSSGVMAEAWLSAVLVVSGLILLAFSVQRDRASPVSLMSHNAFRLSSTVGTGLWLVLLMPVAQATSSVYFVFGLQHGFGFGPLAAGGLGAIMAMSWSLVAVLVAHVGTAKARRRAIEAGPILQCAGMMLVALGFYQGSLTLLVVGQIIVGAAFGSSWAFLSQMLMEASAVTERDKTSGLIPTLQSAGFAIGAALAGLTGNSFGLGNLSIHEGANGAFSTTFLIPVLWTIPAILLARRATRLAAELPKYSQQH is encoded by the coding sequence ATGACAGACCGTGTGACCGGCAGCCCGGAAAGCCCTTCCCTGCCGGCGTTTGCTGACAGCCCTGATGACGTCGCGCGCCCTTCCGGCGAGACCCGCGGCTGGCTCGATCTGGTGTCACGCGATCACCTCACCACCACGCTGATGCTCAGCATGGGCGTCGCCCTCTTCGCCTTCAACGGCTTCTTTGTCTCGACCGTGCTGCCAAGCGCGATCGCCGAGATCGGCGGCGGTCAATTCATAGCCTGGTCGGTTTCCCTCTACCTCATCGGCTCGATTGTGGCCGGCGCGACCGCTGCGCGGCTGAAGCAGAGGTTCGGGGCTCGCCGCGTGCTGGTGGTCGCCACACTGGTCTTTCTCACGGGAACAGTGACTGCCGCCATGGCGTCCTCCATGGAGCAGGTCCTGCTGGGACGGATTGGACAGGGTCTCGGAGAGGGCGTCGTCGCGGCGATCTGCTATGCCCTCATCCCCGCTCTCTATCCCTCCCGCCTGGTTCCCAAGGTCTTCGGAGTCGAGGCGCTTGTCTGGACCCTGGCTTCCTTCGGTGGCCCGTTTGCCGCAGGCTGGCTGGCAGAGAGCTTTTCCTGGCGCATGGCATTCCTGATCAACCTGCCGTTTGGCCTCGTCTTCCTTCTGCTGGCACTCTTGACGGCGCGAGCACGCGAAGAGGTTGCCGATGCGCATGGGCTCCCGCTTTCGCCACTGTTGCTTCTGTCGATCGGCCTGCTGATGATCCTGTCCTCGGGCGTCATGGCGGAGGCCTGGCTGTCGGCTGTGCTTGTCGTCTCGGGTCTGATCCTGTTGGCCTTCAGCGTCCAGCGCGATCGAGCCTCGCCGGTCAGCCTCATGTCTCACAATGCCTTCCGTCTGTCCTCTACGGTCGGCACCGGTCTCTGGCTGGTGCTGCTGATGCCCGTGGCCCAGGCAACGAGCAGCGTCTACTTCGTCTTCGGCCTGCAACACGGCTTCGGCTTTGGGCCGCTGGCGGCGGGCGGGCTCGGCGCCATCATGGCCATGAGTTGGAGCCTGGTTGCGGTCCTGGTCGCCCATGTGGGCACCGCAAAAGCAAGGCGACGGGCCATCGAAGCAGGCCCTATCCTGCAATGCGCCGGCATGATGCTGGTGGCACTCGGATTTTACCAGGGATCACTCACCCTGCTCGTCGTCGGCCAGATCATCGTCGGCGCAGCCTTCGGCTCGAGCTGGGCCTTCCTGAGCCAGATGTTGATGGAAGCGAGTGCGGTTACGGAGCGGGACAAGACCTCAGGCCTGATCCCGACGCTGCAATCGGCCGGCTTTGCGATTGGCGCTGCGCTTGCGGGCCTGACCGGCAACAGTTTCGGATTGGGCAACCTCTCCATCCATGAGGGGGCGAATGGCGCCTTTTCCACGACCTTCCTGATCCCTGTGCTCTGGACAATCCCCGCCATCCTCCTGGCGCGGCGTGCAACCAGATTGGCAGCAGAACTGCCGAAGTATTCTCAACAACATTGA
- a CDS encoding RT0821/Lpp0805 family surface protein, protein MADIAKSVERTKGWCMRRSSILLVISATLPLSGCFGSSMDLFGSDTVDSSISTSTVVKGGNPTSRSDELTVQSAVSSADLTKTEGKPLPWANATTGSAGVVTAIQEEKGNGVICRNFSTTRHSYEGIAYFSGKTCTSGTGNWQLLSFDRQS, encoded by the coding sequence TTGGCAGACATAGCAAAATCGGTCGAGCGGACAAAGGGTTGGTGCATGCGTAGAAGCTCTATCTTGCTCGTCATCTCTGCGACACTTCCGCTCAGCGGTTGCTTCGGCAGCAGCATGGACCTGTTCGGCTCCGATACGGTCGATAGCTCGATCTCCACATCGACGGTCGTCAAGGGCGGCAATCCCACGAGCCGCTCCGACGAGCTTACCGTGCAGAGTGCGGTCTCTTCAGCCGATCTCACCAAGACCGAAGGCAAGCCGCTTCCCTGGGCGAATGCGACAACGGGCAGTGCCGGTGTCGTGACTGCGATCCAGGAAGAGAAGGGAAATGGCGTCATCTGCCGCAACTTCTCGACGACCCGCCATTCCTATGAAGGCATCGCCTATTTCTCCGGCAAGACATGCACGTCCGGCACCGGAAACTGGCAGCTGTTGAGCTTCGACCGCCAATCGTAA
- a CDS encoding DUF1344 domain-containing protein, translating to MRIVISLLLATAGFLSPVSVYAGSADVEATIRDVNVDGMSLVLDDGKTYAVPSEFNFEGLEPGQKVIVFYTEVDGKRVVDDLEVLQ from the coding sequence ATGCGTATCGTTATATCCCTGCTTCTCGCCACCGCGGGCTTCCTGTCACCGGTCAGCGTCTATGCCGGCAGCGCCGATGTGGAAGCCACCATTCGTGATGTGAACGTCGACGGCATGAGCCTCGTCCTGGATGACGGCAAGACCTATGCCGTTCCCTCGGAATTCAACTTCGAGGGTCTGGAGCCGGGCCAGAAGGTCATCGTCTTCTACACCGAGGTGGATGGCAAGCGCGTCGTCGATGATCTGGAAGTTCTCCAGTAG
- a CDS encoding J domain-containing protein, producing MRDFYSILGVKRDAGSDEIKAAWRTKAKSVHPDQNRDDPHAHNRFAEIGRAYEVLKDPAKRSRYDQQRMKVEALEREQTIMQQRQAAREAAEKAKQAKINAERVLEELARAEAEKAKADATQAAQAAKAKAAKEQAAEAKTKAQAESGEKDAAAETATAAGTDKTSTAGASAGPKSGPSATVGGTASGPEETASRIFGDSPEAAAAAESLRREQEAAELQEGIPLKPAASPLLAPIELFSSLVRRLRGAPPPLPEKAPDIFADAVVAIADLLEQKSVSITLNDGREVRVPLNGVTEGHVVRLKGQGLKFQGLQRGDVAVTIKVLRAERFAVDQFDIRTVLPITLENAVLGCETQVEGPDGTMVPVTVPAWSNSDQVIRIDDLGLPNAEGGRGALVVELRVMLWEKPDEKVTDLMRLMREGLYI from the coding sequence ATGCGTGATTTTTATTCGATCCTTGGCGTGAAGCGCGATGCCGGCTCTGACGAGATCAAGGCAGCATGGCGCACGAAGGCGAAATCCGTGCATCCCGACCAGAATCGTGACGATCCGCACGCCCACAACCGTTTCGCCGAGATTGGCCGCGCCTATGAAGTGCTCAAGGATCCGGCCAAGCGAAGCCGGTACGATCAACAGCGCATGAAGGTCGAAGCTCTGGAACGCGAACAGACGATCATGCAGCAGCGCCAGGCTGCGCGCGAGGCGGCGGAAAAAGCCAAGCAGGCCAAGATAAATGCCGAGCGCGTGCTTGAGGAGCTGGCGCGCGCCGAGGCGGAGAAGGCCAAGGCGGATGCGACCCAGGCAGCCCAAGCCGCCAAGGCGAAGGCTGCAAAGGAACAGGCCGCCGAGGCAAAGACCAAAGCCCAGGCCGAATCCGGTGAAAAGGATGCAGCCGCAGAAACGGCTACTGCGGCCGGCACCGATAAGACTTCGACTGCCGGTGCAAGCGCTGGCCCTAAATCGGGTCCAAGCGCCACCGTCGGCGGCACGGCTTCAGGCCCGGAAGAAACCGCTTCACGCATTTTCGGCGATAGCCCCGAAGCGGCAGCAGCTGCTGAAAGCCTGCGCCGCGAGCAGGAGGCCGCAGAGCTTCAGGAGGGCATTCCCCTGAAGCCGGCGGCATCGCCCCTGCTGGCGCCGATCGAGCTCTTCAGTTCGCTGGTGCGTCGCCTGCGCGGCGCCCCGCCGCCGCTGCCGGAAAAGGCACCCGATATCTTTGCTGATGCCGTGGTCGCGATTGCCGATCTGCTCGAGCAGAAATCCGTGTCGATCACACTGAACGACGGACGCGAAGTGCGCGTGCCGCTCAACGGTGTGACCGAGGGCCATGTCGTGCGCCTCAAGGGTCAGGGGCTAAAATTCCAGGGCCTTCAGCGCGGCGATGTCGCCGTGACGATCAAGGTGCTGCGCGCCGAACGCTTCGCTGTCGACCAGTTCGATATCCGCACCGTGTTGCCGATCACGCTCGAAAACGCCGTGCTGGGCTGCGAGACACAGGTCGAAGGACCTGACGGAACCATGGTGCCCGTCACGGTCCCGGCCTGGTCGAACTCGGATCAGGTCATCCGAATCGACGACCTCGGCCTTCCCAACGCCGAAGGCGGCCGTGGCGCGCTTGTCGTCGAACTGCGCGTGATGCTCTGGGAGAAGCCGGACGAGAAGGTCACCGACCTGATGCGGCTGATGCGCGAAGGGCTCTATATCTGA
- a CDS encoding putative bifunctional diguanylate cyclase/phosphodiesterase: protein MRKLTMDARADRRLSNGMLWLIGAAVLSVLIVSAGLMIDRQTALTEKGRIEHGILDRLLRVQSDIKTHLDHDINLALSLADDIADDGMLSPLEFNRTVNRLIVDNPQFDSIRLATLDDPARMAFTPKVTRDSRTISIDIPVPPVSWQSSAAWIALVVEINADRFFDHYELLTEVDLPDHDGHDHTKVAIVMPSADGTDEVFGDETIFDDNPVTATSADEHLSYTLYGVPAEGWNAAMNRLLPSRLLVLAGVVAMTSSVLLALFLLRERNLNIKRLRGREQRLLELSQRFQLALETSNIGIWEIDASTHALIWDSRSAGLHGLPNSLTDEEDRLADWFASLHADDIGRAEQLYFDAVVAATADQWDISYRVPLSDDSFRYLRSVGARTSDGSITGIVCDVTTDTLVTQSLSRAKENSDIKNAELELALEELSSREHQLAEASQRLDLALGSYNCGTWEGDPVTRSAIWDERMHQLYGIPYSDKPVTEHLWLSRLHADDRGEIQLATKRAATLDQTLNTTQRVVLQNGETRYIRSVGQPHIGRDGKKKLIGIAFDVTADALLAEQLRNAKAEADMRNIELELAKNRIEFNALHDPLTSLANRRKLDLELDTLVRNGDRLSSKFAILHLDLDRFKEINDTLGHAAGDAMLVHASRILMKHVPRGDLVARIGGDEFVVLARRQTSVDELATLANKIIDEMRQPLDFEGFDCRCGVSIGIAQSHGAAPDPRKVLINADIALYQAKEKGRNCYEFFTPDLQANIVAKKRMADDMLAGLDRDEFIVWYQPQFEASSMQLCGAEALIRWRHPDRGILASGNFLKVAEDLNVMARIDELVLQTALKDQMRWTALGMQVPRISVNVSSKRLHDDNLIDQLKGLAIAPGSICFELVESIFLDDSDTFASENIERIKALGIDIEIDDFGTGHTSIVSLLKLKPKRLKIDRQLVMPVTVQPQERSLVRNIVEIARSLGIETVAEGVETQEHAGILRQLGCDYLQGYAFAKPLSFEDFTRFVDRLPQRKAS, encoded by the coding sequence TTGCGCAAGTTGACGATGGACGCGCGTGCCGACAGGCGACTGAGCAACGGCATGCTCTGGCTGATCGGTGCTGCAGTGCTGAGCGTGCTCATCGTGTCCGCCGGGCTGATGATCGACCGCCAGACCGCGCTGACCGAGAAGGGCCGCATCGAGCACGGCATACTGGATCGCCTCCTGCGGGTGCAGTCGGACATCAAGACCCATCTGGATCACGACATCAATCTTGCGTTGTCTTTGGCGGACGACATCGCCGATGACGGCATGTTGTCTCCGTTGGAGTTCAATCGGACTGTAAACCGCCTGATCGTCGACAACCCTCAGTTTGATAGTATTCGCCTCGCCACGCTCGACGATCCCGCTCGCATGGCCTTCACCCCGAAAGTCACCAGGGATTCGCGCACCATCAGCATCGATATTCCGGTGCCGCCCGTTTCGTGGCAGTCGAGCGCGGCATGGATCGCCCTCGTCGTCGAGATCAATGCGGACCGCTTCTTCGATCACTATGAACTGCTGACGGAAGTGGACCTGCCGGACCATGACGGTCACGACCATACCAAGGTCGCCATCGTCATGCCCTCCGCCGATGGAACCGATGAAGTCTTCGGTGACGAGACGATTTTCGATGATAACCCGGTCACCGCCACGTCTGCCGACGAACATCTGAGCTACACTCTGTATGGCGTGCCGGCAGAGGGCTGGAATGCCGCCATGAACAGGCTCTTGCCGAGCCGCCTCCTGGTACTCGCCGGCGTCGTCGCGATGACCAGCTCCGTGCTGCTTGCCCTTTTCCTGCTGCGCGAGCGCAACCTGAACATCAAGCGTTTGCGGGGTCGCGAACAGCGGCTGCTCGAACTGTCGCAGCGGTTTCAGCTCGCGCTGGAGACGTCCAATATCGGCATCTGGGAGATCGACGCCTCGACCCATGCGCTGATCTGGGACAGTCGCAGTGCCGGCCTGCATGGCCTGCCCAACAGCCTCACGGATGAGGAAGACCGACTGGCGGACTGGTTCGCATCGCTGCATGCCGATGATATCGGTCGCGCCGAACAGCTCTATTTCGACGCCGTCGTCGCCGCGACCGCCGATCAATGGGACATCAGCTACCGCGTTCCGCTGTCCGACGACAGTTTCCGCTATCTGCGCTCGGTGGGTGCCCGCACCAGCGATGGCAGCATTACCGGCATCGTCTGCGACGTGACGACCGATACGCTGGTCACCCAATCGCTGAGCCGCGCCAAGGAGAACAGCGACATCAAGAATGCCGAGCTGGAGCTTGCTCTCGAGGAACTTTCCAGCCGCGAGCACCAGCTGGCAGAAGCCTCGCAGCGCCTGGATCTGGCGCTCGGCTCCTACAATTGCGGCACCTGGGAGGGCGATCCGGTGACACGGAGCGCGATCTGGGACGAGCGCATGCACCAGCTCTACGGGATCCCCTACAGTGACAAGCCTGTGACCGAGCATCTCTGGCTGTCTCGCCTGCATGCCGACGATCGCGGAGAAATCCAGCTCGCCACCAAGCGGGCCGCGACGCTGGATCAGACGCTCAACACGACTCAGCGCGTCGTCCTTCAAAACGGTGAGACCCGCTACATCCGCTCGGTCGGCCAGCCGCATATCGGGCGCGACGGCAAGAAGAAGCTGATCGGCATTGCCTTTGACGTCACGGCCGACGCGCTGCTTGCCGAACAGCTGCGCAATGCCAAGGCGGAAGCCGACATGCGCAACATCGAGCTGGAGCTTGCCAAGAACCGGATCGAGTTCAACGCCCTGCACGATCCACTGACCTCGCTCGCCAATCGCCGCAAGCTCGATCTCGAGCTGGACACGCTAGTGCGCAACGGCGACCGTCTATCGTCCAAATTCGCGATCCTGCATCTCGACCTCGACCGCTTCAAGGAAATCAACGACACGCTTGGACATGCGGCGGGTGATGCCATGCTGGTACATGCGTCGCGCATCCTGATGAAACATGTCCCGCGCGGTGATTTGGTCGCTCGTATCGGCGGCGATGAATTCGTGGTCCTGGCACGGCGGCAGACTTCGGTCGACGAGCTCGCGACGCTCGCCAACAAGATCATCGACGAGATGCGCCAGCCGCTCGACTTCGAAGGTTTCGATTGCCGCTGCGGCGTCTCGATCGGGATCGCGCAATCGCATGGCGCGGCACCCGACCCGCGTAAGGTGCTGATCAACGCCGACATCGCGCTCTACCAAGCCAAGGAAAAGGGCCGGAACTGCTACGAGTTCTTCACCCCGGACCTGCAGGCCAACATCGTCGCCAAGAAACGCATGGCCGACGACATGCTGGCCGGTCTCGACCGCGACGAGTTCATCGTCTGGTACCAGCCGCAATTCGAGGCCTCCAGCATGCAGCTCTGTGGCGCGGAAGCCCTGATCCGCTGGCGCCATCCGGACCGCGGCATCCTTGCCTCCGGCAACTTCCTGAAGGTCGCCGAAGACCTGAACGTGATGGCACGCATCGACGAACTCGTGCTGCAGACCGCGCTCAAGGACCAGATGCGCTGGACGGCGCTTGGCATGCAGGTGCCTCGCATTTCGGTCAACGTATCGTCCAAGCGCCTGCATGACGACAACCTGATCGACCAGTTGAAAGGCCTTGCCATTGCGCCCGGTTCGATTTGTTTCGAATTGGTGGAGTCGATCTTCCTTGACGATAGCGACACGTTTGCCTCCGAGAATATCGAGAGGATCAAGGCGCTCGGCATCGACATCGAAATCGACGATTTCGGTACCGGCCATACCTCGATCGTCTCGCTCCTGAAGCTCAAGCCGAAACGGCTGAAGATTGACCGCCAGCTGGTCATGCCGGTCACCGTGCAGCCACAGGAACGAAGCCTCGTGCGCAATATCGTCGAGATCGCCCGCTCGCTCGGCATCGAGACCGTTGCCGAAGGCGTCGAAACGCAGGAACATGCGGGCATCCTGCGGCAGCTCGGCTGCGACTACCTGCAGGGTTACGCCTTCGCCAAACCGCTCTCCTTCGAGGATTTCACCCGCTTCGTCGACCGCCTGCCGCAGCGCAAGGCGTCTTGA